In Paraflavitalea devenefica, the following are encoded in one genomic region:
- a CDS encoding fasciclin domain-containing protein, with protein sequence MKQQSATLASFMLTALLTALITSGCKKQQFRDSTTEDVNIVGYLEKNIDSFSLFKQILDRTDNSAFLNAYGSYTCFAPTNSGVKAWLAATNTASVDAADINVLKELVRFHLLSDTVTTAAFKDGKLPVPTMQSQFLITGVTFTEGISTYTVNRQAAVLRSNIKVGNGIIHEIDHVLQPSKQTIAQQLESNPSFSIFVEALKATGYYDLLNTVDPDTSKRWMTVIAESNQALADSGITSYADLKERYSNTGNPANSNDSLHIYAAYHILRDIKFLGDIINSATHQTLQPQEVISTQLINKEVIVNEDVFDGVVEKGIQVIRNTSDNAATNGVWHEAAAHYMAKFRAPAAVYWDLCSFPEIMKLPAYYKKQNYPFVRTNELDKPIKDIDWEYKSASTTLTYFYSTTSSLGIYQYNNDCLVLPLGSPSRATWFEFTTPVVIKGRYKVWVCYNARNSVVCNVRINGDLMQRPVNLGEFRPAGSDAELESIGWKRYIESTGSNSGYYVSRLVGIIDIKTTERHKLRLETVSGTNASNYLDMIHFIPIDQNQILPRFRPDGTKVY encoded by the coding sequence ATGAAGCAGCAATCCGCCACACTGGCTTCTTTCATGCTGACCGCCCTGCTTACAGCCCTTATTACAAGCGGCTGTAAGAAACAACAGTTCAGAGACTCCACTACGGAGGATGTGAATATTGTGGGCTACCTGGAGAAGAACATTGATTCTTTCTCCTTATTCAAACAAATACTGGACAGGACCGATAACAGCGCCTTCCTGAATGCGTATGGTTCCTATACCTGCTTTGCACCCACGAACAGTGGTGTAAAAGCATGGCTGGCGGCTACCAATACCGCTTCTGTGGATGCTGCCGATATCAATGTCCTGAAGGAGCTGGTCAGGTTCCACCTGCTGTCGGATACCGTAACGACGGCCGCCTTTAAGGATGGCAAGTTGCCGGTACCTACTATGCAAAGCCAGTTCCTGATCACCGGCGTTACTTTTACGGAGGGTATCTCCACTTATACGGTCAACAGGCAGGCGGCCGTATTGCGCTCGAATATAAAGGTGGGTAATGGCATCATTCATGAAATTGATCATGTACTGCAGCCATCCAAGCAAACCATTGCCCAGCAACTGGAAAGCAATCCCAGCTTTTCCATCTTTGTGGAAGCTCTGAAAGCAACGGGCTATTATGATCTGCTCAATACGGTAGATCCTGATACTTCCAAACGATGGATGACAGTAATCGCAGAAAGCAACCAGGCTTTGGCCGACAGCGGTATCACTTCTTATGCAGACCTGAAAGAGCGGTATTCCAATACCGGTAATCCTGCCAACAGCAATGACAGCCTGCACATTTATGCAGCTTACCATATCCTGCGGGACATTAAATTCCTGGGAGATATTATCAACTCCGCTACCCACCAAACCTTGCAGCCGCAGGAAGTGATCAGTACGCAACTGATCAATAAGGAAGTAATCGTGAATGAGGACGTATTTGATGGTGTAGTGGAGAAAGGCATCCAGGTTATCCGGAATACCAGTGACAATGCCGCTACCAATGGGGTATGGCACGAGGCAGCCGCCCATTATATGGCAAAGTTCAGGGCGCCGGCTGCTGTGTACTGGGACCTCTGTTCATTCCCGGAGATCATGAAGCTACCTGCTTACTATAAAAAACAGAATTACCCTTTCGTGCGGACGAATGAACTGGACAAGCCTATTAAGGATATTGATTGGGAATACAAATCAGCCAGCACTACTTTGACCTACTTCTACAGTACCACCAGTTCGCTGGGCATTTACCAGTATAATAATGATTGCCTGGTATTACCATTGGGTTCCCCCAGCAGGGCTACCTGGTTTGAGTTCACCACCCCGGTGGTCATTAAAGGACGTTATAAGGTATGGGTTTGTTATAATGCGCGGAATTCAGTGGTATGTAATGTACGGATAAACGGGGATCTGATGCAAAGACCGGTTAACCTTGGCGAATTCAGGCCCGCCGGTAGCGACGCAGAACTTGAATCAATAGGCTGGAAACGTTATATCGAGTCCACTGGTTCCAATTCCGGTTATTATGTATCGCGCCTCGTGGGGATTATTGATATTAAAACCACAGAAAGGCATAAGCTGCGCCTGGAAACGGTTTCGGGAACCAACGCAAGCAATTACCTGGATATGATCCATTTTATACCGATAGATCAGAACCAGATATTGCCCCGTTTCCGTCCGGATGGAACTAAGGTTTATTAG
- a CDS encoding fasciclin domain-containing protein: MRSKLFHPLLALALTGLLFSACKKWEDHNAITDPATDKDLFQQISTNTNLSKFTELLTKTGLDKVIASSKTFTVFAPTNTALATLDPAIVNDAAKLYAFVANHIANQVYQTTAASSQLRLKMLSDKYNNMLGKKLEDANITEADRYAKNGVLHVIDKMVPALPNAWEFLETSPLAPSKQKQYLLALFQNVFDTSNAVQIGVDPNTGNPIYQPGTDSVRTNTFWRNVYDLRDESKQYTFFVLADHAWDTELIKYIPLHVAGTVDSILGLSSWAIVRDLAVEGVYDPATIPDTILSKFNTKMGIDKSAIAQTVKTSNGVVFIMNKLDVRPVHKFRPLIIQAENYNTYSNDRRGNTYFREKYNPVTGYDFRDVLVYNHGVATFNLGYRLNGMPSMKYKAYWVAVHDNINGMTTTFTQKLGIGTPTATTLPYITVTVNNYNEVYLGEFTLTTYRPMLMIYLTAANSTSATANPIVCDYIRLEPVL, translated from the coding sequence ATGCGAAGCAAGCTATTTCACCCATTACTGGCCCTGGCCCTTACCGGCCTGCTGTTTTCGGCCTGCAAGAAATGGGAAGACCATAATGCTATTACCGACCCTGCAACAGATAAGGACCTGTTTCAGCAGATCAGCACCAATACGAACCTCAGCAAGTTTACAGAGCTGCTCACCAAAACGGGCCTTGATAAAGTGATTGCATCCTCCAAAACATTCACCGTATTTGCCCCTACCAATACAGCGCTGGCCACCCTAGACCCCGCCATTGTAAATGATGCAGCGAAGCTGTACGCCTTTGTTGCCAATCACATTGCCAACCAGGTGTACCAGACCACGGCAGCAAGCTCCCAGTTGCGCCTGAAGATGCTAAGCGATAAGTACAATAATATGCTGGGTAAGAAACTGGAAGATGCCAATATTACAGAGGCAGACCGTTATGCTAAGAATGGTGTACTGCATGTCATTGACAAAATGGTGCCGGCACTACCCAATGCCTGGGAGTTCCTGGAAACAAGTCCGCTGGCCCCTTCCAAACAAAAGCAATACCTGCTGGCCCTCTTCCAGAATGTATTTGATACCAGCAATGCTGTACAGATCGGTGTTGACCCCAATACAGGCAATCCCATCTATCAGCCTGGTACAGATTCGGTACGCACCAATACTTTCTGGCGCAATGTGTATGACCTGCGTGATGAAAGCAAGCAGTATACTTTTTTTGTGCTGGCCGATCATGCCTGGGATACAGAGCTGATTAAGTATATTCCCCTTCATGTGGCCGGCACTGTTGACAGCATTTTGGGGCTTTCCAGTTGGGCCATAGTAAGGGACCTTGCCGTAGAAGGTGTATATGATCCTGCTACGATCCCCGATACGATCCTTTCCAAATTCAATACCAAGATGGGGATTGATAAGAGCGCCATTGCACAAACTGTAAAGACAAGTAATGGCGTGGTGTTTATCATGAATAAGTTAGATGTAAGGCCCGTCCACAAATTCCGTCCACTTATTATACAGGCAGAAAATTATAACACCTACAGTAATGATCGCCGTGGCAATACTTATTTCCGGGAGAAGTACAACCCCGTTACCGGTTATGATTTCAGGGATGTGCTGGTATACAATCATGGCGTGGCGACGTTCAACCTTGGTTATCGCCTCAATGGCATGCCTTCCATGAAGTACAAGGCTTACTGGGTAGCAGTACACGATAATATCAATGGCATGACCACTACTTTCACCCAAAAGCTGGGCATCGGCACCCCTACGGCTACCACCCTGCCTTATATAACAGTTACCGTGAACAACTACAATGAGGTATACCTGGGTGAGTTTACCCTCACCACGTACAGGCCCATGCTGATGATCTATCTCACGGCGGCCAATAGTACCTCTGCCACCGCCAATCCTATTGTGTGTGATTATATCAGGCTGGAGCCTGTTTTGTAA
- a CDS encoding RagB/SusD family nutrient uptake outer membrane protein produces MKKILIYTLSIALAGNFASCKKWLDLKPQDGIVRDEFWKTKEQVESAVTGIYASMLGSTSSDRAMAEYFFIWGEARADMVTPGFRASQDEQDIVNLNILPTNNFTNWRSFYQTINYCNTVIELAPPVLENDNTFSQDQLNRAIGEALTIRSLLYFYLVRSFGDVPLKLTATTSDQQVTNIAKTSRDTILNQIVTDLKKAEPYLPFTYGNKNFDKGRATRYTVNALLADVYLWMDKYNECVAACDKIITSGNFGLVQEDDFFDKVFYEGNSNESIFELQFDAQKLNPFYGMHTPGNRRWGAAFHLTEDVYGIDLVNTEPQSDVRGDETSFRGTDFSIWKYMGADNSGDNFRTQDQSFAHWIFYRYADILLMKAEAINQLDQPLEASRIVKTIRERANALELKEMDSTNKSAMTDYILEERQREFAFEGKRWYDVLRNAKRNNYEGMDFLLNMAAISIPQDRLQAALNKLRDKNSHYFPIFTNEIQLNQLLEQNPFYK; encoded by the coding sequence ATGAAAAAGATATTGATATACACTTTGAGCATTGCACTGGCAGGCAATTTTGCTTCCTGCAAAAAATGGCTCGACCTGAAGCCGCAGGATGGCATTGTGCGCGATGAGTTCTGGAAAACGAAAGAGCAGGTAGAATCGGCGGTGACCGGTATTTATGCTTCCATGCTGGGCAGCACCAGCAGCGACCGTGCTATGGCGGAATATTTTTTTATCTGGGGTGAGGCCAGGGCCGATATGGTAACACCGGGCTTCCGCGCCAGCCAGGATGAACAGGATATCGTGAACCTGAACATACTGCCTACCAATAATTTTACCAACTGGCGTTCTTTTTATCAAACCATCAACTACTGCAATACAGTAATAGAGCTGGCCCCCCCTGTACTGGAAAACGATAACACCTTTTCACAGGACCAGCTTAACCGGGCTATCGGGGAAGCACTGACCATACGATCGCTCCTGTACTTTTACCTGGTACGCAGCTTTGGTGACGTGCCCCTCAAGCTCACTGCTACAACCAGTGACCAGCAGGTAACCAATATTGCCAAAACAAGCCGCGATACGATCCTCAACCAGATCGTAACCGACCTGAAGAAAGCGGAACCTTATCTTCCGTTTACTTATGGCAATAAGAATTTTGATAAAGGCCGCGCTACGCGCTATACCGTGAATGCCCTGCTGGCCGATGTGTATCTCTGGATGGATAAATACAACGAGTGTGTGGCAGCCTGCGATAAGATTATCACATCGGGTAATTTTGGCCTTGTGCAGGAGGATGATTTCTTTGATAAGGTCTTCTATGAAGGTAACTCCAACGAAAGCATTTTTGAGTTGCAGTTCGATGCACAAAAGCTCAACCCGTTCTATGGCATGCATACACCTGGCAACCGCCGCTGGGGCGCCGCCTTCCACCTGACCGAAGATGTATACGGCATTGACCTGGTCAATACCGAACCTCAGTCAGACGTTCGCGGCGATGAGACCTCTTTCCGCGGAACTGATTTTTCTATCTGGAAATATATGGGCGCCGATAACTCGGGAGATAATTTCAGAACACAGGATCAATCCTTCGCGCACTGGATCTTTTACCGTTATGCCGATATTTTATTGATGAAAGCAGAGGCGATCAATCAACTGGACCAGCCACTGGAAGCATCCCGTATTGTAAAAACCATCCGCGAGCGGGCAAACGCACTGGAACTAAAAGAGATGGACAGCACCAACAAAAGCGCTATGACCGATTATATCCTGGAAGAGAGGCAGCGGGAGTTTGCTTTTGAAGGCAAACGCTGGTATGATGTGCTGCGCAATGCCAAACGCAATAATTATGAAGGGATGGACTTCCTGCTGAATATGGCCGCCATCAGCATTCCGCAAGACAGGCTGCAGGCAGCCCTGAATAAGCTGCGTGATAAGAACAGTCATTACTTCCCCATTTTTACCAATGAAATACAACTGAACCAGCTACTGGAACAAAATCCTTTTTATAAATAA